The Desulfovibrio legallii genome has a window encoding:
- the modA gene encoding molybdate ABC transporter substrate-binding protein, producing MKHRMWPDFRFGAALAPALMLLALTLVSGPTGPTPCSAAAGAPAVTTGLGYKAMVQDLCALYARKTGQQPAQMYSGNIGQMLEQVKAGSGATIVISDKVSLKASDVRFARFQPLGEAVLVLAWRKGLSLHSPQDLRGAQVTKIGHPDAKAAIYGRAAVAFLKGSGLMPTVKDKVAMFSTVPQVFSYLVSGDLDAGFVNEAIVRKQGQKIGGWMEIRKDYEPLLLVAGVVQGQEDAPGVRAFMEFLATPEALAVCRKHGLRPEARP from the coding sequence ATGAAACATCGCATGTGGCCTGATTTTCGCTTTGGGGCAGCCCTGGCCCCGGCCCTGATGCTGCTGGCGCTGACGCTCGTTTCCGGCCCGACAGGACCGACCCCCTGCAGCGCTGCGGCAGGTGCGCCGGCCGTGACCACAGGCCTGGGCTATAAGGCCATGGTGCAGGATCTCTGCGCCCTCTACGCCCGGAAGACCGGGCAGCAGCCCGCGCAAATGTACAGCGGCAACATCGGCCAGATGCTGGAGCAGGTCAAAGCCGGCAGCGGCGCCACCATCGTCATTTCGGACAAGGTCAGCCTCAAGGCTTCGGATGTGCGCTTTGCGCGCTTTCAGCCCTTGGGCGAGGCCGTGCTGGTGCTGGCCTGGCGCAAGGGTCTGAGCTTGCACAGCCCACAGGATCTGCGCGGCGCGCAGGTGACCAAAATCGGCCATCCGGACGCCAAGGCCGCCATCTACGGCCGGGCCGCCGTGGCTTTTCTCAAAGGCAGCGGACTCATGCCCACGGTCAAGGACAAAGTGGCCATGTTCTCCACCGTGCCACAGGTCTTCTCCTATCTGGTTTCGGGTGATCTGGACGCGGGCTTTGTGAACGAGGCCATTGTACGCAAACAAGGCCAAAAGATCGGCGGCTGGATGGAGATCCGCAAGGATTATGAACCGCTGCTGCTGGTGGCCGGCGTGGTGCAGGGACAGGAAGACGCCCCAGGCGTGCGCGCCTTTATGGAATTTTTGGCCACGCCGGAGGCCCTGGCCGTCTGCCGCAAGCACGGCCTGCGGCCTGAAGCCCGCCCGTGA
- a CDS encoding molybdate ABC transporter permease subunit: MNEIWAVLGTPEVRFSLLLTLRVCTACLLLHGLTAIPLAALAQSPKPALRRAVNFLVTLPLVFPPMAMGFLLLMFLGRNGWGGLLLWKTLGVRLVFSEGGIILAAWLAGLPLVVKPVQTALGHPELQRLRQAARVCGAGPASCFFRVTVPLIRHGLGAGLLLGLTRALGEVGMSLMLGGNIAGRTNTLSLEVFNAVSSGEFERAGLLCALLAVVSLLLYLGMDWCQRRTF, translated from the coding sequence GTGAACGAAATCTGGGCTGTGCTCGGCACGCCGGAGGTCCGCTTCTCTCTGCTGCTGACCCTGCGCGTCTGCACGGCCTGTCTGCTTTTGCACGGCCTCACAGCCATCCCCCTGGCCGCCCTGGCCCAGAGCCCTAAGCCCGCTCTGCGCCGGGCGGTCAATTTTCTGGTGACCCTGCCGCTGGTCTTTCCGCCCATGGCCATGGGCTTTTTGCTGCTCATGTTTCTGGGCCGCAACGGCTGGGGAGGACTGTTGCTGTGGAAGACCCTGGGCGTACGCCTGGTTTTTTCTGAAGGAGGCATCATTCTGGCCGCCTGGTTGGCTGGTCTGCCCCTGGTGGTCAAGCCAGTGCAAACGGCCCTGGGCCATCCGGAGCTGCAGCGCCTGCGCCAGGCCGCCCGCGTTTGCGGGGCCGGACCCGCCTCCTGTTTTTTCCGCGTCACCGTGCCCCTTATCCGGCACGGGCTGGGCGCGGGCCTGTTGCTGGGCCTCACCCGCGCCCTGGGTGAGGTGGGCATGAGCCTCATGCTGGGCGGCAATATTGCAGGCCGCACCAATACCTTGTCCCTGGAAGTGTTCAACGCCGTCTCCAGCGGCGAATTTGAACGCGCCGGGCTGCTCTGCGCCTTGCTGGCCGTGGTCAGCCTGCTGCTCTATCTGGGCATGGATTGGTGTCAGCGCCGGACCTTCTGA
- the modD gene encoding ModD protein, with translation MYLPPDPQWLRALLNEDCPGLDLTVDLLRIGAQRGVMTFAPKADCVLGGADEAAWLLRDQGLAVTATAGNGARPRGGEVFLTARGAAADLHRCWKACQSLMEYMSGIAGRAALMVERARAANPRVQVAVTRKNLPGAKRVCLEAACCGGATVHRQGLSDSILIFAQHRAFLADGGAKALAAHWEQWRQAMPERKIAVEVDTPEEALLLARAGADVIQCEKFPLPVLTETVRALRAAAPAITILAAGGVNGDNAAAYAATGVDVLVTTWPYFGRPADIKVVMRAACGAE, from the coding sequence ATGTATCTGCCTCCCGATCCCCAATGGCTGCGGGCTCTGCTCAACGAGGATTGTCCCGGTCTGGACCTGACCGTAGACCTCCTGCGCATAGGCGCACAGCGCGGGGTTATGACCTTTGCGCCCAAAGCGGACTGCGTGCTCGGCGGCGCGGACGAAGCGGCCTGGCTGCTCCGCGACCAGGGTCTGGCGGTCACGGCCACGGCCGGCAACGGCGCACGCCCGCGCGGCGGCGAAGTTTTTCTTACGGCCCGCGGGGCCGCCGCCGATCTGCACCGCTGCTGGAAGGCCTGCCAGAGCCTCATGGAATATATGAGCGGCATTGCCGGACGCGCCGCCCTCATGGTGGAGCGGGCCCGGGCCGCCAACCCGCGCGTGCAGGTGGCCGTGACCCGCAAAAACCTGCCGGGGGCCAAGCGCGTCTGCCTGGAAGCCGCCTGCTGCGGCGGGGCCACGGTACACCGCCAGGGGCTTTCCGACTCCATCCTCATCTTTGCCCAGCACCGCGCCTTTCTGGCGGACGGCGGCGCCAAAGCTCTGGCAGCCCACTGGGAACAATGGCGGCAGGCCATGCCCGAACGCAAAATCGCCGTGGAGGTGGACACGCCCGAAGAAGCCCTGCTGCTGGCCAGGGCCGGCGCGGACGTCATCCAGTGCGAGAAATTCCCGCTGCCCGTACTGACGGAAACCGTGCGCGCCCTGCGGGCCGCAGCTCCGGCCATCACCATTCTGGCGGCGGGCGGCGTTAACGGCGACAATGCCGCCGCCTATGCCGCCACGGGCGTGGACGTGCTGGTAACCACCTGGCCCTACTTCGGCCGACCTGCGGACATCAAGGTCGTCATGCGGGCTGCCTGCGGGGCAGAGTAG
- a CDS encoding glycerate kinase: MKIVIAPDSYKECLSAVQVAAAIEQGFREIFPDAVFVAVPVADGGEGTVDAMVAATKGRRETVTVKGPLGAPVEAGYGLTGDGSTAVIEMAAASGLGLVPLAKRNPLYTTSYGTGQLIRAALDAGARKFILGIGGSATNEGGAGMLQALGVRLLKADGREIEPTGQGLGELAAIDMSDFDSRLQDAVIDVACDVDNPLCGPRGASAIFGPQKGATPDLVERLDGYLRNFAAITLRDLGVNMADMPGAGAAGGMGAAIYAFLGGRLRPGSEIVTEAVGLDAAVSDADLVITGEGRIDGQTAFGKTPVGVARVAKRHNKPVIAIGGSLRSDVGAVFAHGIDAVTSVLYRPCSIDEALAEGGENLRMAARNVASMVAVGLGLNGRAR, encoded by the coding sequence ATGAAAATCGTCATCGCGCCGGATTCGTACAAGGAATGTCTGTCAGCCGTGCAAGTGGCTGCGGCCATTGAACAGGGTTTCCGTGAAATCTTTCCAGACGCCGTTTTTGTTGCCGTGCCCGTGGCCGACGGCGGGGAGGGCACCGTGGACGCCATGGTGGCGGCTACCAAGGGCCGCCGCGAGACCGTGACGGTCAAGGGCCCCTTGGGGGCGCCCGTCGAAGCCGGCTACGGCCTGACGGGCGACGGCTCTACGGCGGTTATTGAAATGGCCGCCGCCAGCGGACTTGGGCTTGTGCCGCTTGCCAAGCGCAATCCGCTCTATACCACCAGTTACGGCACGGGGCAGCTTATCCGCGCGGCCCTTGACGCAGGAGCGCGCAAATTCATCCTCGGCATCGGCGGTAGCGCCACCAATGAGGGTGGGGCCGGCATGCTGCAGGCGCTCGGCGTGCGGCTGCTCAAGGCCGACGGCCGGGAAATAGAGCCCACTGGCCAAGGCTTGGGTGAGCTGGCCGCCATTGATATGTCCGACTTTGACAGCCGGTTGCAAGACGCCGTGATCGACGTGGCCTGTGATGTGGACAACCCCCTGTGCGGTCCGCGCGGGGCTTCGGCCATTTTCGGCCCCCAGAAGGGCGCCACGCCGGATCTGGTGGAGCGGCTGGACGGCTATCTGCGGAACTTTGCCGCCATAACCCTCCGCGACCTGGGCGTAAATATGGCGGACATGCCCGGTGCGGGAGCCGCCGGAGGCATGGGCGCCGCCATATACGCCTTTCTGGGCGGGCGTCTGCGCCCCGGCAGCGAAATCGTCACCGAGGCCGTGGGGCTTGACGCTGCGGTCAGCGACGCGGATCTGGTCATCACCGGCGAAGGGCGCATCGACGGGCAGACGGCCTTTGGCAAAACGCCTGTGGGCGTGGCCCGCGTTGCCAAACGCCATAACAAGCCCGTTATTGCCATCGGCGGTTCACTGCGAAGCGACGTGGGCGCTGTTTTCGCGCACGGCATCGACGCCGTTACCAGCGTGCTGTACCGCCCTTGCAGCATTGATGAAGCATTGGCCGAAGGCGGAGAAAACCTGCGCATGGCCGCGCGTAATGTCGCCTCTATGGTCGCTGTAGGCCTGGGACTGAACGGAAGGGCGCGCTGA